From Paucibacter aquatile, the proteins below share one genomic window:
- a CDS encoding transglutaminase-like cysteine peptidase gives MPAPDAAPRPGAGLPAGLGRRGWSWLAGGLLGLALIGAQALWPDLAQALDRNKIMESAARFGPRTAGEAEQLLQMIDRATATEELPRLSLVNSFVNKHLNFRDDSEVWGKIDYWATPLESLDKGRGDCEDYAIAKYFSLLHAGTPVAKLRMVYVRAQLGGRSLAHMVLAYYAEPGAEPLILDNLLPEVRPASQRPDLQPVFSFNGEGLWQGVGATSAGDPLARLSQWRDLLSKARAEGF, from the coding sequence TTGCCCGCCCCAGATGCGGCCCCCAGGCCTGGGGCGGGGCTGCCTGCCGGCCTGGGTCGCAGGGGCTGGAGCTGGCTGGCGGGAGGGTTGCTGGGTCTGGCCTTGATCGGTGCCCAGGCGCTCTGGCCCGACTTGGCCCAGGCGTTGGATCGCAACAAGATCATGGAGAGCGCGGCCCGCTTCGGCCCGCGCACGGCCGGCGAGGCCGAGCAGCTCTTGCAGATGATCGACCGCGCCACCGCGACGGAGGAATTGCCGCGCTTGAGCCTGGTCAACAGCTTCGTCAACAAGCACCTGAACTTTCGCGACGACAGCGAGGTCTGGGGCAAGATCGATTACTGGGCCACGCCGCTGGAGAGCCTGGACAAGGGCCGTGGCGATTGCGAGGACTATGCGATCGCCAAGTATTTCAGCCTGCTCCATGCCGGCACGCCGGTGGCCAAGCTGCGCATGGTCTATGTGCGCGCCCAACTGGGCGGGCGCTCGCTGGCCCATATGGTGCTGGCCTACTATGCCGAGCCGGGCGCCGAGCCGCTGATCCTGGACAACCTCTTGCCTGAGGTGCGGCCTGCATCTCAGCGCCCCGATCTGCAACCGGTCTTCAGCTTCAATGGCGAAGGCCTGTGGCAGGGTGTGGGGGCCACCTCGGCCGGTGATCCTCTGGCGCGCTTGTCGCAGTGGCGCGATTTGCTCAGCAAGGCGCGGGCCGAAGGCTTTTGA
- a CDS encoding bifunctional diguanylate cyclase/phosphodiesterase, translating to MSLMRQVWLLVLGVVLASLLGAAAVSTMSTRQLLQTQLQIKNSDNAAALALALSQQRGDAELMQLLISAQFDTGYYESVVWRQPDGKLAFERRAPARASQAPAWFVALTPITVQPGVAQLSSGWNAIGSVEVLSHSAYAYDELWRSVTRMGALLLGLGALASLGAYLALHRIRRPLDNAVAQARGLMEGQFAQMELPHVPELQRLTEAMNAMVARVKLMFEAQGEQLQALRLQAHCDGLTGMSTRKHFLAELESALTRDEGPARGGLVLLRLRDLALLNQRLGRPAVDQALLTLSRAVKAYPDRVRGCLAGRLNGSDFALWLPAPDVAAETAQALADALRLSLPAFGPGIQVSLGAVDLPRESALGQWFAEADKVLARAETQAGFVVEFHRGAAPAEAGQASSAAGAQGEQAWRVQILDALKERRARLSQFPLLDREGRLLHLECPLQLQLEADGPFEPATRWLPLAVRSRLTAEVDLLAVSLALEAINRDGQARCVNIAPASLLDGGFVARMREQVFQAPQAARKLGLELAETAAVQHFDLLLEMGRQLRPLGVKLGLEHAGAGLAQVDRLYQAGLDYVKLDASVVSGVSGDAARAAFVRGMLVMLRSLALKVYAEGLRDGMDVQALWDCEVDGVTGPWATAQGGKS from the coding sequence ATGTCATTGATGCGTCAAGTCTGGCTGCTGGTGCTGGGCGTGGTGCTGGCCTCGTTGCTGGGCGCGGCGGCGGTCAGCACCATGTCAACCCGCCAGCTCTTGCAGACCCAGCTGCAGATCAAGAACAGCGACAACGCCGCAGCCCTGGCCCTGGCCCTGTCGCAGCAGCGTGGTGATGCCGAGCTGATGCAGCTGCTGATCTCGGCCCAGTTCGACACCGGCTATTACGAGAGCGTGGTCTGGCGCCAGCCCGATGGCAAGCTGGCTTTTGAGCGCCGCGCGCCGGCCCGCGCCAGCCAGGCTCCGGCCTGGTTTGTGGCCCTGACCCCGATCACGGTGCAGCCCGGCGTGGCCCAGCTGTCCAGTGGCTGGAATGCCATCGGCTCGGTCGAGGTGCTGAGTCACAGCGCTTATGCCTATGACGAACTCTGGCGCAGCGTCACCCGCATGGGCGCCTTGCTGCTGGGCCTGGGAGCGCTGGCCAGCCTGGGCGCCTACCTGGCCCTGCACCGCATCCGCCGGCCGCTGGACAACGCCGTGGCCCAGGCGCGTGGTTTGATGGAAGGCCAGTTTGCGCAGATGGAGCTGCCCCATGTGCCCGAGCTGCAGCGCCTGACCGAAGCGATGAACGCCATGGTGGCGCGGGTCAAGCTGATGTTCGAGGCCCAGGGCGAGCAGCTCCAGGCCTTGCGCCTGCAGGCCCATTGCGATGGCCTGACCGGCATGAGCACGCGCAAGCATTTCCTGGCCGAGCTGGAATCGGCCCTGACACGCGACGAAGGCCCGGCCCGCGGCGGCCTGGTGCTGCTGCGCCTGCGCGATCTGGCCCTGCTCAATCAGCGCCTGGGTCGGCCCGCGGTCGACCAGGCCCTGCTGACCCTGTCGCGTGCGGTCAAGGCCTACCCCGACCGGGTGCGCGGCTGCCTGGCAGGCCGCCTCAACGGCTCCGACTTTGCGCTCTGGCTGCCCGCGCCCGATGTGGCGGCCGAGACGGCACAGGCCCTGGCCGACGCGCTGCGTCTCAGCCTGCCGGCCTTCGGGCCCGGCATCCAGGTCTCGCTCGGTGCGGTGGACCTGCCGCGTGAGTCGGCCTTGGGGCAGTGGTTTGCTGAAGCCGACAAGGTCTTGGCGCGCGCCGAGACCCAAGCCGGCTTTGTGGTCGAGTTCCACCGCGGCGCGGCCCCGGCCGAGGCCGGCCAGGCCAGCAGCGCCGCCGGCGCACAGGGTGAGCAAGCCTGGCGCGTCCAGATTCTTGACGCGCTGAAAGAACGCCGTGCCCGCCTGAGCCAGTTCCCGCTGTTGGACCGCGAGGGCCGCTTGCTGCATCTGGAATGCCCGCTGCAGCTGCAGCTGGAGGCCGACGGCCCCTTCGAGCCGGCGACGCGCTGGCTGCCGCTGGCCGTGCGCAGCCGCCTGACGGCCGAGGTGGACCTGCTGGCGGTCAGCCTGGCGTTGGAGGCCATCAACCGCGACGGCCAGGCGCGGTGCGTCAATATCGCGCCGGCCAGCCTGCTCGATGGCGGCTTTGTCGCGCGAATGCGCGAGCAGGTCTTCCAGGCGCCGCAGGCGGCGCGCAAGCTGGGCCTGGAACTGGCCGAGACGGCCGCCGTCCAGCACTTCGATCTCCTGCTGGAAATGGGTCGGCAGCTGAGGCCTCTGGGCGTCAAGCTGGGCCTGGAACATGCAGGCGCCGGCCTGGCCCAGGTCGACCGGCTGTACCAGGCCGGGCTCGATTACGTGAAGCTGGACGCCTCGGTCGTCAGCGGGGTGTCGGGCGATGCGGCGCGCGCCGCTTTTGTGCGCGGCATGCTGGTGATGCTGCGCAGCCTGGCCCTCAAGGTCTATGCCGAAGGCCTGCGAGACGGCATGGACGTGCAGGCCCTGTGGGACTGCGAGGTGGACGGCGTGACCGGACCCTGGGCCACGGCGCAGGGCGGCAAATCCTGA
- a CDS encoding NUDIX hydrolase: MWLSRRFKFCPSCGAEVRYQVPADDNRERATCPSCASIHYENPINVVGTLPIWEGAGGGVQVLLCRRAIEPRLGKWTLPAGFLELGETTEQGALRETDEEAGAHIELGPLYGLMNVVKAGQIHLFYRARLLSTTFNPGPETLEARLFHEHELPWDEIAFHTVRDTLRHFFADWHAGQGFPLHCGDISY; encoded by the coding sequence ATGTGGCTCTCCCGACGTTTCAAGTTTTGCCCCAGCTGCGGTGCCGAAGTGCGCTACCAGGTGCCTGCCGACGACAACCGGGAGCGCGCCACCTGCCCGAGCTGCGCCAGCATCCACTACGAAAACCCGATCAATGTGGTCGGTACCCTGCCGATCTGGGAGGGCGCCGGGGGCGGCGTGCAAGTGCTGCTGTGCCGCCGCGCGATCGAGCCGCGCCTGGGCAAATGGACGCTGCCGGCGGGTTTTCTGGAGCTGGGTGAAACCACCGAACAGGGCGCCCTGCGCGAAACCGATGAAGAGGCCGGCGCGCACATCGAGCTGGGCCCCCTCTACGGCCTGATGAATGTGGTCAAGGCCGGGCAGATTCACCTGTTCTACCGCGCCCGCCTGCTCTCCACCACCTTCAACCCCGGCCCGGAGACGCTGGAAGCCCGGCTTTTCCATGAGCACGAGCTGCCCTGGGACGAGATCGCCTTCCACACCGTGCGCGACACCCTGCGCCATTTCTTCGCCGACTGGCACGCTGGGCAGGGCTTTCCCCTGCACTGCGGCGATATCAGCTACTGA
- the maiA gene encoding maleylacetoacetate isomerase — protein MELFNYFRSSASYRVRIALALKGLDYDYRAVHLAKNEQFDPAYASASMSKLVPLLRDGDALVSQSMAIIEYLDETHPEPPLLPADALGRAQVRALAQDIACEIHPLNNLRVLRYLGKDLGLDEDTKNRWYRHWVEGGLEVVEQRLKAHAGQFCHGDTPGLADCVLVPQIFNAKRFDCRLDHVPEVMRVFGNCMALDAFAKTQPSACPDAE, from the coding sequence ATGGAACTCTTCAACTACTTCCGCTCCTCGGCCTCGTATCGCGTGCGCATCGCGCTGGCGCTCAAAGGCCTGGATTACGACTACCGCGCCGTGCACCTGGCCAAGAACGAGCAGTTCGACCCGGCCTATGCCAGCGCCTCCATGTCCAAGCTGGTGCCCTTGCTGCGTGACGGAGATGCGCTGGTCAGCCAGTCCATGGCCATCATCGAGTACCTCGATGAAACCCACCCCGAGCCGCCGCTGCTGCCGGCCGATGCCCTGGGCCGCGCCCAGGTGCGCGCGCTGGCGCAGGACATCGCCTGCGAGATCCACCCGCTGAACAATCTGCGCGTGCTGCGCTACCTGGGCAAGGACCTGGGCCTGGACGAAGACACCAAGAACCGCTGGTACCGCCACTGGGTCGAGGGCGGTCTGGAGGTGGTGGAGCAGCGGCTCAAGGCGCATGCCGGCCAGTTCTGCCATGGCGACACGCCGGGCCTTGCCGATTGCGTGCTGGTGCCGCAGATCTTCAATGCCAAGCGCTTCGACTGCCGCCTCGACCATGTGCCCGAGGTGATGCGTGTGTTCGGCAATTGCATGGCCCTGGACGCCTTCGCCAAGACCCAACCCTCGGCCTGTCCCGATGCCGAGTGA
- the pgeF gene encoding peptidoglycan editing factor PgeF → MPSDLKPVGLHPDWLQPDWQLPPSWPPVRAFMTTRAGGLSQGSHASMNVGSAVGDEPAVVQANRALVAQALGARPVFLKQVHGADVLRLNAGHVEGVEPPVSDASVSRTPGLACAIQVADCLPVLFAAPGAVGGAHAGWRGLAAGVLEHTVAEVCAAAGCAPAELHAWLGPCIGPQQFEVGAEVLAAFGASPQAPGEAFVYRPNAAGEARWLADLPALARQRLRAAGVRALSGGRWCTLSEPSRFFSYRHDARAGRMVAVVSLL, encoded by the coding sequence ATGCCGAGTGACTTGAAGCCGGTGGGGCTGCACCCGGACTGGCTGCAGCCGGATTGGCAGCTGCCGCCCTCCTGGCCCCCGGTTCGCGCTTTCATGACCACGCGCGCCGGTGGCCTCAGCCAGGGCAGCCATGCCAGCATGAATGTGGGCAGCGCGGTCGGCGATGAGCCCGCCGTGGTTCAGGCCAATCGGGCCCTGGTGGCCCAGGCCCTGGGTGCCCGGCCGGTGTTCCTGAAACAGGTGCATGGCGCCGATGTGCTGCGTCTGAATGCTGGTCATGTCGAGGGCGTGGAGCCGCCGGTGTCCGATGCCAGTGTTTCCCGCACGCCCGGGCTGGCCTGCGCCATCCAGGTGGCCGATTGCCTGCCGGTGCTGTTTGCGGCGCCGGGTGCGGTGGGTGGCGCCCATGCCGGCTGGCGTGGCCTGGCCGCCGGGGTGCTGGAGCACACCGTGGCTGAAGTCTGCGCCGCCGCCGGCTGCGCGCCGGCCGAGCTGCACGCCTGGCTGGGCCCTTGCATCGGGCCGCAGCAGTTCGAGGTGGGGGCCGAGGTGCTGGCGGCGTTTGGCGCCAGCCCGCAAGCGCCCGGCGAGGCCTTCGTCTACCGGCCGAATGCGGCCGGCGAGGCGCGCTGGCTGGCCGATCTGCCGGCGCTGGCGCGGCAGCGCTTGCGTGCAGCCGGAGTGCGGGCCCTCAGCGGCGGGCGCTGGTGCACGCTCAGCGAGCCCTCAAGGTTCTTTTCCTACCGGCATGACGCCCGGGCTGGCCGCATGGTGGCGGTCGTCAGCCTGCTCTGA
- the phaC gene encoding class I poly(R)-hydroxyalkanoic acid synthase, which yields MWSTLAGLQIPPQALSELQSNYLKQATELWNSSLPALGAGMGAMFGAAGGEAAPAAPAKPKSLGDRRFASEAWTANPASSFLAQLYLLNARTLQQMADKLEGEAKTRERIRFAVQQFVDAAAPSNYLALNPEAQKLALETQGESIAKGMQLLWADIQRGHLSQTDESAFEVGRNVATSEGAVVFENDFFQLIEYKPLTATVHERPFLLVPPCINKYYILDLQPENSLIRYAVEQGHRVFVLSWRNPDASCAAWTWDEVIENAPIKAIEVVQDITGADQIDTLGFCVGGTILATALAVLAARGQQPASSLTLLTTLIDFSSNGVLDIFIDEAMVKMREMSLGDKSMGNPKGPALLKGQELAATFSFLRPNDLVWNYVVGNYLKGEAPPAFDLLYWNGDSTNMAGPMYCWYLRHTYLQNELKIPGRLTVCGEKLDLGLIEAPVYIYGSREDHIVPWDAAYRSTQVFKGPKRFVLGASGHIAGVINPPAKGKRSHWLGKTAALPTESAQWFETAVEHSGSWWTDWAAWLAGHAGRMVAAPKGPGNRRYPVIEPAPGRYVKQKA from the coding sequence ATGTGGTCCACGCTGGCCGGCCTGCAGATCCCGCCGCAGGCCTTGAGCGAGCTGCAGAGCAATTACCTCAAGCAGGCGACCGAGCTGTGGAACTCTTCCCTGCCGGCCCTGGGTGCCGGCATGGGCGCCATGTTTGGCGCCGCCGGCGGTGAAGCCGCCCCAGCGGCGCCGGCCAAGCCCAAGTCCCTGGGCGATCGGCGCTTTGCCAGCGAGGCCTGGACGGCCAACCCGGCCTCCAGCTTTCTGGCCCAGCTCTACCTGCTCAATGCCCGCACCCTGCAGCAAATGGCGGACAAGCTCGAAGGCGAGGCCAAGACGCGCGAGCGCATCCGCTTTGCCGTGCAGCAGTTTGTCGACGCCGCGGCACCCAGCAACTACCTGGCCCTGAACCCCGAGGCGCAGAAGCTGGCGCTGGAGACCCAGGGCGAGAGCATTGCCAAGGGCATGCAGCTGCTCTGGGCCGACATCCAGCGCGGCCATCTCTCGCAAACCGATGAGAGCGCCTTCGAGGTGGGCCGCAATGTCGCCACCAGCGAAGGCGCGGTGGTGTTCGAGAACGATTTCTTCCAGCTGATCGAATACAAGCCGCTGACCGCCACCGTGCACGAGCGGCCTTTCCTGCTGGTGCCGCCTTGCATCAACAAGTACTACATCCTCGATCTGCAGCCCGAGAACTCCTTGATCCGCTATGCGGTGGAGCAGGGCCACCGGGTCTTTGTGCTGAGCTGGCGCAACCCCGATGCCTCCTGCGCCGCCTGGACCTGGGACGAAGTGATCGAAAACGCGCCGATCAAGGCCATCGAGGTGGTGCAGGACATCACCGGCGCCGATCAGATCGACACCCTGGGCTTCTGTGTCGGCGGCACCATCCTGGCCACGGCCTTGGCCGTGCTGGCGGCACGCGGCCAACAGCCGGCCTCCAGCCTGACCCTGCTGACCACGCTGATCGATTTCTCCAGCAATGGCGTGCTCGATATCTTCATCGACGAGGCCATGGTCAAGATGCGCGAGATGAGCCTGGGTGACAAGAGCATGGGCAACCCCAAGGGCCCAGCCTTGCTCAAGGGCCAGGAACTGGCCGCCACCTTCAGCTTCCTGCGCCCCAATGATCTGGTCTGGAACTATGTGGTGGGCAACTACCTCAAGGGCGAGGCGCCGCCGGCCTTTGACCTGCTGTACTGGAACGGCGACTCCACCAATATGGCCGGACCCATGTACTGCTGGTACCTGCGCCACACCTATTTGCAGAACGAGCTGAAGATCCCGGGCCGGCTGACGGTCTGCGGCGAGAAGCTGGATCTGGGCCTGATCGAGGCGCCGGTCTACATCTACGGCTCGCGCGAAGACCATATCGTGCCCTGGGACGCCGCCTATCGCAGCACCCAGGTGTTCAAGGGCCCCAAGCGCTTTGTGCTGGGCGCCTCGGGCCATATCGCCGGCGTCATCAACCCGCCGGCCAAGGGCAAACGCAGCCACTGGCTGGGCAAGACGGCGGCCTTGCCGACCGAATCGGCCCAGTGGTTCGAGACTGCGGTGGAGCACTCGGGCAGCTGGTGGACCGATTGGGCCGCCTGGCTGGCCGGGCATGCCGGCCGGATGGTGGCGGCACCCAAGGGCCCGGGCAACCGGCGCTACCCGGTGATCGAGCCGGCGCCCGGGCGTTACGTCAAACAGAAGGCCTGA
- a CDS encoding acetyl-CoA C-acetyltransferase — MTDIVIVAAARTAIGKFGGSLSKTAAPELGAVVVKELLRRSGLEGGQIGEVILGQVLTAGSGQNPARQTVIKAGLPNSVPAMTINKVCGSGLKAVMLAAQAIRDGDSEIVIAGGQENMSLSPHVLPGSRDGQRMGDWKMVDTMIVDGLWDVYNQYHMGITAENVAKQYGINREAQDALALASQQKAAAAQDAGRFKDEIAAVTIPQKKGDAIVFEADEFINRKSTAEALAGLRPAFDKAGSVTAGNASGLNDGAAGLVLMSAAKAAALGLTPLARIASYASAGLDPSIMGMGPVPAARKALERAGWKAQDLDLLEINEAFAAQACAVHQEMGWDLSRVNVNGGAIALGHPIGASGARILVTLLHEMQRRDAKKGIASLCIGGGMGVALTVER; from the coding sequence ATGACCGATATCGTGATCGTGGCGGCGGCCCGTACCGCCATTGGCAAGTTTGGCGGCAGCCTGTCCAAGACCGCAGCGCCGGAGTTGGGCGCGGTGGTGGTGAAGGAGTTGCTGCGCCGCAGCGGCCTGGAGGGTGGACAGATTGGTGAGGTGATTCTGGGCCAGGTGCTGACCGCCGGCTCGGGCCAGAACCCGGCCCGCCAGACCGTCATCAAGGCCGGCCTGCCGAACAGCGTGCCGGCCATGACCATCAACAAGGTCTGCGGCTCCGGCCTCAAGGCCGTGATGCTGGCGGCCCAGGCCATCCGTGACGGCGACAGCGAGATCGTCATCGCCGGCGGTCAGGAGAATATGAGCCTGTCCCCGCATGTGCTGCCCGGTTCGCGCGACGGCCAGCGCATGGGCGACTGGAAGATGGTGGACACCATGATCGTGGACGGACTCTGGGACGTCTACAACCAGTACCACATGGGCATCACCGCCGAGAACGTGGCCAAGCAGTACGGCATCAACCGCGAAGCGCAGGACGCGCTGGCCCTGGCCTCGCAGCAGAAAGCCGCGGCCGCCCAGGACGCGGGCCGCTTCAAGGACGAGATCGCCGCCGTCACCATTCCGCAGAAGAAGGGAGACGCCATCGTCTTCGAGGCTGACGAGTTCATCAACCGCAAGAGCACCGCCGAAGCCCTGGCCGGCCTGCGCCCCGCCTTCGACAAGGCTGGCAGCGTGACCGCTGGCAATGCCTCGGGCCTGAACGACGGCGCCGCCGGCCTGGTGCTGATGAGCGCGGCCAAGGCCGCGGCCCTGGGCCTGACACCGCTGGCGCGCATTGCGTCCTACGCCAGCGCCGGCCTCGACCCGTCCATCATGGGCATGGGCCCGGTGCCCGCCGCCCGCAAGGCCCTGGAGCGCGCCGGCTGGAAGGCCCAGGATCTGGACCTGCTGGAAATCAACGAAGCCTTTGCCGCGCAAGCCTGCGCCGTGCATCAGGAAATGGGCTGGGACTTGAGCCGCGTGAACGTCAACGGCGGCGCCATCGCCCTGGGCCACCCGATCGGCGCCTCGGGCGCGCGCATCCTGGTCACCCTGCTGCACGAAATGCAGCGCCGGGATGCCAAGAAAGGCATCGCCTCGCTGTGCATCGGTGGCGGCATGGGCGTGGCGCTGACTGTCGAGCGTTGA
- the phbB gene encoding acetoacetyl-CoA reductase: protein MSQKIAYVTGGMGGIGTAMCQRLHKEGFKVIAGCGPSRDFTKWINEQAALGYTFHVSVGNVADWDSTVEAFAKVKVEHGPIDVLVNNAGITRDGMFRKMTRADWDAVIDTNLNSMFNVTKQVIEDMLDRGWGRIINISSVNGEKGQFGQTNYSAAKAGMHGFTMALAQEVASKGVTVNTVSPGYIGTDMVKAIRPDVLEKIVATIPIKRLGTPEEIAAIVAWLAGEDSGFTTGADFSCNGGLHMG, encoded by the coding sequence ATGAGCCAGAAGATTGCATACGTCACCGGCGGCATGGGTGGCATCGGTACCGCCATGTGCCAGCGCCTGCACAAGGAAGGCTTCAAGGTCATCGCCGGCTGCGGCCCCAGCCGTGATTTCACCAAGTGGATCAACGAGCAGGCCGCCCTGGGCTACACCTTCCACGTGTCGGTCGGCAATGTGGCCGACTGGGATTCCACCGTCGAGGCCTTTGCCAAGGTCAAGGTCGAGCACGGCCCCATCGATGTGCTGGTCAACAACGCCGGCATCACCCGCGACGGCATGTTCCGCAAGATGACCCGTGCCGATTGGGACGCGGTGATCGACACCAACCTGAATTCCATGTTCAACGTCACCAAGCAGGTGATCGAGGACATGCTGGACCGGGGCTGGGGCCGCATCATCAACATCTCCTCGGTCAATGGCGAGAAGGGCCAGTTCGGTCAGACCAATTACTCGGCCGCCAAGGCCGGCATGCACGGCTTCACCATGGCCTTGGCCCAGGAAGTGGCCAGCAAGGGCGTGACGGTGAACACGGTCAGCCCCGGCTACATCGGTACCGACATGGTCAAGGCCATCCGCCCCGACGTGCTGGAAAAAATCGTCGCCACCATCCCCATCAAGCGCCTGGGCACGCCCGAGGAAATCGCCGCCATCGTCGCCTGGCTGGCCGGTGAAGACTCCGGCTTCACCACCGGCGCCGATTTCTCCTGCAACGGTGGATTGCACATGGGGTGA
- a CDS encoding GNAT family N-acetyltransferase — translation MISIHPIRPEDLADVARLHRESWRSAYRGIFSDAFLDSERVVETRQALWTRRLISEPSPGSFGFIAREASGEALGFTFAFPAFDAQWGSLLDNLHVRPDQKGRGIGRKLLAALSEHFLQKLGDVGELSLYLWVFEANAAARAVYEHLGARPAERVVITLQDGSEAAEWRYVWRSPGELLWALRREA, via the coding sequence ATGATCTCCATCCACCCCATCCGCCCCGAGGACCTGGCCGATGTGGCCCGTCTGCACCGCGAGAGCTGGCGCAGCGCCTATCGCGGCATCTTCAGCGATGCCTTTCTGGACAGCGAGCGGGTGGTCGAAACCCGCCAGGCCCTGTGGACCCGGCGCCTGATCAGCGAGCCATCGCCGGGCAGCTTTGGCTTCATCGCACGCGAGGCCTCGGGCGAGGCGCTGGGCTTCACCTTTGCCTTTCCCGCCTTCGATGCGCAGTGGGGCAGCCTGCTGGACAACCTCCATGTGCGGCCCGATCAGAAAGGCCGGGGCATCGGCCGGAAACTGTTGGCGGCCCTGAGCGAACACTTCCTGCAGAAGCTCGGTGATGTGGGCGAGTTGAGCCTGTACCTCTGGGTGTTCGAGGCCAACGCGGCCGCCCGCGCGGTCTACGAGCACTTGGGCGCACGGCCGGCCGAGCGGGTGGTGATCACCTTGCAAGATGGCAGCGAGGCGGCGGAGTGGCGCTATGTGTGGCGCTCGCCGGGGGAGTTGCTGTGGGCGCTGCGGCGCGAGGCCTAG
- a CDS encoding alpha/beta hydrolase: MLGVLTGAGLWVAGEQLSRPARASLGPPPADLQARAVRIPVPRPIPDAAGEQAPGQVSGWFSPGQPRRGAVLLLHGVRSHRGQMLARARLLHQTGMSVLLIDLPAHGESSGERISFGWRESQGVAAALSFLRRELPQEKLGVIGVSLGGASLLLLSPQERGPLQAVALESVYPTIEEAVHNRLRVRIGEALSQGLTPMLLSQLPLRLGVEPSQLRPEQALRQLGETPVLVAGGQLDTQTPPAETRRMAAAAPQLHTLWLLDGAHHTDLQAFAPEAYRQQVLAFLVQRLRADTDAGANTAPTATP, encoded by the coding sequence ATGCTGGGCGTCTTGACTGGGGCGGGGCTGTGGGTCGCTGGCGAGCAACTCAGCCGCCCCGCCCGTGCCAGCTTGGGCCCGCCGCCGGCCGATTTGCAAGCGCGCGCAGTTCGCATCCCTGTCCCACGGCCGATCCCCGATGCGGCGGGGGAGCAAGCGCCCGGCCAGGTCAGCGGCTGGTTCTCCCCCGGCCAGCCGAGGCGCGGCGCTGTGCTGCTGCTGCACGGCGTGCGCAGCCATCGCGGCCAGATGCTGGCGCGGGCGCGCCTGCTGCATCAGACGGGCATGAGCGTGCTGCTGATCGACCTGCCGGCGCATGGCGAAAGCAGTGGCGAGCGGATCAGCTTTGGCTGGCGCGAGTCGCAAGGCGTGGCGGCGGCGCTGAGCTTCCTGCGCCGCGAGCTGCCGCAAGAGAAGCTGGGCGTGATCGGTGTGTCCCTGGGCGGCGCCTCCCTGCTGCTCCTGTCACCTCAAGAGCGCGGGCCGCTGCAAGCGGTGGCGCTGGAATCGGTCTACCCGACCATCGAGGAGGCGGTGCACAACCGCCTGCGCGTGCGCATCGGTGAAGCCTTGAGCCAAGGCCTGACGCCCATGCTGTTGAGCCAGCTGCCGCTGCGCCTCGGCGTGGAACCTTCGCAGCTGCGGCCCGAGCAAGCCTTGCGTCAGCTCGGCGAGACGCCGGTGCTGGTGGCGGGCGGGCAGCTGGACACGCAAACACCGCCTGCCGAAACCCGACGCATGGCCGCGGCCGCGCCGCAATTGCACACGCTGTGGCTGCTGGACGGGGCCCATCACACCGACCTGCAGGCCTTTGCGCCTGAGGCCTACCGCCAGCAGGTGCTGGCTTTTCTGGTCCAGCGGCTGCGCGCTGACACTGACGCCGGCGCCAACACCGCACCCACCGCCACGCCATGA